A region from the Falco rusticolus isolate bFalRus1 chromosome 4, bFalRus1.pri, whole genome shotgun sequence genome encodes:
- the SCNN1B gene encoding amiloride-sensitive sodium channel subunit beta gives MNLRRYFIRALHRLQKGPGYTYKELLVWYCDNTNTHGPKRIIKEGPKKKLIWFFLTLLFASLVFWQWGILINTYLSYNVTSSLSIGFKTMKFPAVTVCNANPFKYSEVKHLLKELDRLIEVALERILQPTPGNSSENTSLPLDLGLWHQIPLVLIDEHNKDNPIILDIFETSQTSAGNQTSAGNQTSAGDQISADNQTSADDQTSVGNQTAAPPALANTTSEEKKYKLAVKLCSHQGSNNCTYRNFTSAAQAVTEWYILQSTSILSKVPLQERIRMGYQAEDMILACLYGAEPCNYKNFTQIYHPDHGNCYIFNWGMDEEALNSSNPGAEFGLKLILDISQQDYIPYLSSAAGARLMLHQQKSFPFLKDQGIYAMAGTETSIGVLVDELERMGYPYSDCTMNGSDVPVKNLYSQYNTSYSIQACLRSCFQNHMIEICGCGHYMFPLPEGVKYCNNEDNPGWAYCYSSLRSSIRHRQICIDSCKETCNDTQYKMTISMADWPSEASEDWIFHILSYERDMSTNVTLDRNGIIKLNIYFQEYNYRTISESAATTIVWLLSSLGGQFGFWMGGSVLCLIEFGEIIIDSLWITVINVISWCKGLKQKRAQARYPDKPPTVSELVEAHTNLGFQPEDTGTLPRDEALPPEPGTPPPNYDSLRVQPLDVLGPDSDTETE, from the exons ATGAACCTGAGGAGGTACTTCATCCGGGCGCTGCACCGCCTGCAGAAGGGGCCTGGCTACACCTACAAGGAGCTGCTGGTCTGGTACTGCGACAACACCAACACCCACGGCCCGAAGCGCATCATCAAAGAGGGGCCgaagaagaaattaatctggTTCTTCCTAACTTTGCTCTTTGCATCTCTGGTCTTCTGGCAGTGGGGTATCCTCATCAACACCTACCTCTCCTATAACGTCACTTCGTCTCTCTCTATTGGCTTTAAGACCATGAAGTTCCCAGCAGTCACGGTCTGCAATGCCAACCCTTTCAA ATACTCAGAGGTGAAGCATCTGCTGAAAGAGCTGGACAGGCTCATCGAAGTGGCTCTGGAGAGGATCCTGCAGCCCACGCCAGGGAACAGCAGTGAGAACACCTCCTTGCCACTCGACCTGGGGCTCTGGCACCAGATACCCCTGGTCCTCATCGATGAGCACAACAAAGACAACCCCATCATCCTGGACATCTTTGAGACCAGCCAGACCTCTGCGGGCAACCAGACCTCTGCGGGCAACCAGACCTCTGCAGGTGACCAGATCTCTGCAGACAACCAAACCTCTGCAGATGACCAAACTTCTGTGGGTAACCAAACTGCTGCTCCACCTGCCCTGGCCAATACAACGTCAGAAGAGAAGAAGTACAAGctggcagtgaagctg TGCAGCCATCAGGGCTCCAACAACTGCACCTACAGGAACTTCACCAGCGCGGCGCAGGCGGTGACCGAGTGGTACATCCTGCAGTCCACCAGCATCCTCTCCAAAGTCCCGCTGCAAGAGAGAATCAGGATGGGCTACCAGGCAGAAGACATGATCCTGGCATGTCTCTATGGGGCTGAACCCTGCAACTACAA GAATTTCACCCAAATCTATCACCCAGACCATGGTAACTGCTACATCTTTAACTGGGGCATGGACGAAGAGGCTTTGAATTCTTCCAACCCCGGAGCTGAGTTTG GGCTGAAGTTAATTCTGGACATCAGCCAGCAAGACTACATCCCCTACCTGTCATCCGCTGCCGGGGCCAGGCTCATGCTGCACCAGCAGAAGAGCTTCCCCTTCCTTAAGGATCAGGGCATCTATGCAATGGCCGGGACGGAAACCTCCATCGGCGTGTTAGTG gatgAACTGGAACGGATGGGCTATCCCTACAGTGACTGCACCATGAATGGGTCTGATGTCCCTGTGAAAAATCTCTACAGCCAATATAATACCTCCTATTCCATACAG gCTTGCCTGCGTTCTTGTTTCCAAAATCACATGATTGAAATCTGTGGATGTGGTCACTATATGTTTCCTTTACCTGAAGGGGTAAAGTATTGCAATAATGAAGATAACCCAGGTTGGG CATATTGCTATTCATCACTGAGATCAAGTATAAGGCACAGACAGATTTGTATTGACTCTTGTAAGGAAACGTGCAA CGACACGCAGTATAAGATGACCATCTCCATGGCAGACTGGCCGTCTGAGGCTTCAGAG GACTGGATTTTCCATATTCTGTCTTATGAAAGGGATATGTCAACAAATGTGACTCTGGACAG AAACGGCATCATCAAGCTGAACATTTACTTCCAGGAGTACAACTACCGCACCATCTCCGAGTCCGCTGCCACAACG ATCGTTTGGCTGCTGTCAAGCCTGGGAGGCCAGTTTGGGTTCTGGATGGGGGGCTCGGTGCTGTGCCTCATCGAGTTCGGGGAGATCATCATCGACTCGCTGTGGATCACCGTTATTAACGTGATCAGCTGGTGCAAAGGCCTGAAGCAGAAGCGGGCGCAGGCGCGGTACCCGGACAAACCCCCGACAGTGTCAGAGCTGGTGGAGGCTCACACCAACCTGGGCTTCCAGCCCGAGGACACAGGTACCCTCCCCAGGGATGAGGCGCTGCCCCCCGAGCCTGGCACCCCCCCGCCCAACTACGACTCGCTGCGCGTGCAGCCCCTCGACGTCCTTGGGCCCGACAGCGACACAGAGACCGAGTGA